A genomic segment from Chiroxiphia lanceolata isolate bChiLan1 chromosome 27, bChiLan1.pri, whole genome shotgun sequence encodes:
- the ANKRD24 gene encoding ankyrin repeat domain-containing protein 24 isoform X2 has protein sequence MKSLRAKFKKGDSQDWTKNDEKLLQAVDYNDAGRVTSLLLRKGLVPTKLDSEGKSAFHLAATRGNVDCLEAMLAHGVDAMTKDSSGSTALHLASKHGHPQCVSKLLQASCPVDVADGSGRTALHLAAVSGCISCSEILCDFKAPLNIKDKDGSTPLILAAKMCHSELCRYLLHRGAAVNSRDLQGRTALMLACESGSVETVEVLVNAGARVAVVDATGHDAAHYSLATGNALIQHFLQEAAQRRSWASEEESTEQTSQTSSPSQSSVREKSSTPRKRKAPLPPLGTLSQEDRDAYEEIVRLRQERAQFLQKIRGLEQQEKQRRERAELDEGSLRSMEKQIQELEQQLAARDGEKERLGKEVEALRSRLSSLENEKENTSYDIETLQDEEGDPLEFPAAELLLSKKTLSPSAEELLATLQGQVQSLTVQNKELRDKIQVLENYERDESSVPAPGDVVPASLYRALQRELEQLRAQGVRDEAGGRPEGQRGTAERAPEQIPEGFPEGSAAEGLAEELAWTWGECKAALGELRVPQPPPSSSSSSSSGAELAEARAALQQARKALDERERQLKDLQARLEAAEAAASPGASAEEASREKEALLERCGRAEAEAEALRRELEAKARREPEPGAREEPAELAELREALARREAELGSLREQLAARPVGRQEHEEALARLRQARAEGWVPRDEHARATAALEEQARALRERLAQLEAAAEAKGREASRLEAELAAAVPRAEHEAAAAALREEAAALGRRLEELGRRHERTCEEVFRVQRQALFMKSERQAAEDGLAAAQKQLEEARAEARRLRELHGHAEDAARLVRERDRKITELSKEVFRLKEALNTLPKPGEQPQSPPNTAALQDRIRALEEKLEETEVRHSKVVTLYRSHLLYAVQGHMDEDVQRLLCQILRMQRLQEQSR, from the exons ATGAAGAGCCTGAGGGCCAAGTTCAAGAAGGGAGAC AGCCAGGACTGGACCAAGAACGACGAGAAGCTCCTGCAGGCCGTGGACTACAACGATGCCGGGCGGGTGACGTCGCTCCTGCTCCGCAAGGGCCTGGTGCCCACCAAGCTGGACTCGGAGGGCAAATCCGC GTTCCACCTGGCTGCCACCCGGGGGAACGTGGACTGCCTGGAAGCCATGCTGGCCCACGGCGTGGATGCCATGACCAAGGACAGCTCGG GTTCCACTGCCCTGCACTTGGCCTCCAAGCACGGGCACCCTCAGTGTGTCAGCAAACTGCTGCAG GCCTCCTGCCCCGTGGACGTGGCCGACGGCAGCGGCCGGACCGCGCTGCACCTGGCAG CCGTCAGCGGCTGCATCTCGTGCTCCGAGATCCTCTGTGACTTCAAGGCCCCCTTGAACATCAAGGACAAG gacgGCTCCACCCCGCTGATCCTGGCTGCCAAGATGTGCCACTCGGAGCTGTGCCGGTACCTGCTGCACCGCGGCGCCGCCGTCAACAGCCGGGACCTGCAGGGCAG GACAGCCCTGATGCTGGCCTGTGAGAGCGGCAGCGTGGAGACGGTGGAGGTGCTGGTCAACGCCGGCGCCCGCGTGGCCGTGGTCGACGCCACGGGCCACGACGCCGCTCACTACAGCCTGGCCACGGGCAACGCCCTCATCCAGCACTTCCTGCAGGAGGCTGCTCAGCGCCGCTCCTGGGCCAGTG AAGAGGAGTCAACTGAGCAGACATCCCAG ACCTCTTCCCCCAGCCAGTCATCCGTCAGGGAGAAGAGCAGCACCCCAAGGAAGAGGAAggcccctctgcctcccctggGCACCCTCAGCCAG GAGGACCGGGACGCCTACGAGGAGATCGTGAGGCTGCGGCAGGAACGGGCCCAGTTCCTGCAGAAGATccggggcttggagcagcaggagaagcagcgCCGGGAG AGGGCAGAACTGGACGAGGGCTCCCTGCGCTCCATGGAGAAGCAG atccaggagctggagcagcagctggcagcccGGGATGGGGAGAAGGAGCGGCTGGGCAAGGAGGTGGAGGCTCTGCGGAGCCGCTTGTCCTCGCTGGAG AACGAGAAGGAGAACACGAGCTACGACATTGAGACGCTGCAGGACGAGGAGGGAGACCCGCTTGAGTTCCCAG ctgcagagctgctgctctccaagaAGACGCTGAGCCCCTCGGCCGAGGAGCTGCTGGCCACGCTGCAGGGGCAGGTGCAGTCCCTCACCGTGCAGAACAAGGAGCTGAGGGACAAAATACAG GTGCTGGAGAACTACGAGCGGGACGAGAGCAGCGTGCCCGCCCCGGGGGACGTGGTGCCCGCCAGCCTCTACCGGGCCCTGCAgcgggagctggagcagctgcggGCACAGGGTGTGAGGGACGAGGCCGGGGGGCGGCCGGAGGGGCAGCGCGGCACCGCCGAGAGAGCCCCGGAGCAAATCCCGGAGGGATTCCCGGAGGGAAGCGCGGCGGAGGGGCTCGCCGAGGAGCTGGCCTGGACATGGGGCGAGTGCAAGGCAGCGCTGGGCGAGCTGCGGGTGCCACAGCCaccgccctcctcctcctcctcctcctcctcgggcGCGGAGCTGGCGGAGGCGCGGGCGGCCCTGCAGCAGGCGCGGAAAGCTCTGGACGAGCGGGAGCGGCAGCTGAAGGATCTGCAGGCCCGGCTGGAGGCCGCAGAGGCCGCGGCCTCGCCGGGAGCCTCCGCGGAGGAGGCGTCGAGGGAGAAGGAGGCGCTGCTGGAGCGCTGCGGGCGGGCGGAGGCCGAGGCCGAGGCGCTGCGGCGGGAGCTGGAGGCCAAGGCGCGGCGCGAGCCGGAGCCGGGAGCGCGTGAGGAGCCGGCGGAGCTGGCGGAGCTGCGGGAGGCCCTGGCGCGGCGGGAGGCCGAGCTGGGCAGCCTGCGGGAGCAGCTGGCGGCGCGGCCCGTGGGGCGGCAGGAGCACGAGGAGGCCCTGGCGCGGCTGCGGCAGGCGCGGGCCGAGGGCTGGGTGCCGCGGGACGAGCACGCCCGCGCCACGGCCGCGCTGGAGGAGCAGGCGCGGGCGCTGCGGGAGCGGCTGGCGCAGCTGGAGGCGGCGGCCGAGGCCAAGGGGCGCGAGGCCTCCCGGCTGGAGGCCGAGCTGGCGGCGGCCGTGCCGCGCGCCGAGCacgaggcggcggcggcggcgctgcgggaggaggcggcggcgctgggccggcggctggaggagctgggccGGCGGCACGAGAGGACGTGCGAGGAGGTGTTCAGGGTGCAGCGGCAGGCGCTGTTCATGAAGAGCGAGCGCCAGGCGGCCGAGGACGGGCTGGCGGCGGCgcagaagcagctggaggaggcGCGGGCCGAGGCGCGGCGGCTGCGGGAGCTCCACGGCCACGCCGAGGACGCGGCTCGGCTGGtcagggagagggacaggaag ATCACGGAGCTCTCCAAGGAGGTTTTCAGGCTGAAGGAAGCCCTGAACACCCTCCCCAAGCCAGGGGAGCAACCACAGTCACCCCCCAACACCGCAGCGCTCCAGGACAGGATCCGAGCgctggaggagaagctggag gagACAGAGGTGCGGCACAGCAAGGTGGTGACGCTGTACCGGAGCCACCTGCTCTATGCAGTGCAG GGCCACATGGACGAGGACGTGCAGAGGCTCCTGTGCCAGATCCTGAGGATGCAgcggctgcaggagcagagcagatga
- the ANKRD24 gene encoding ankyrin repeat domain-containing protein 24 isoform X1: MAARRLLLSTMKQICLCAAASFASQDWTKNDEKLLQAVDYNDAGRVTSLLLRKGLVPTKLDSEGKSAFHLAATRGNVDCLEAMLAHGVDAMTKDSSGSTALHLASKHGHPQCVSKLLQASCPVDVADGSGRTALHLAAVSGCISCSEILCDFKAPLNIKDKDGSTPLILAAKMCHSELCRYLLHRGAAVNSRDLQGRTALMLACESGSVETVEVLVNAGARVAVVDATGHDAAHYSLATGNALIQHFLQEAAQRRSWASEEESTEQTSQTSSPSQSSVREKSSTPRKRKAPLPPLGTLSQEDRDAYEEIVRLRQERAQFLQKIRGLEQQEKQRRERAELDEGSLRSMEKQIQELEQQLAARDGEKERLGKEVEALRSRLSSLENEKENTSYDIETLQDEEGDPLEFPAAELLLSKKTLSPSAEELLATLQGQVQSLTVQNKELRDKIQVLENYERDESSVPAPGDVVPASLYRALQRELEQLRAQGVRDEAGGRPEGQRGTAERAPEQIPEGFPEGSAAEGLAEELAWTWGECKAALGELRVPQPPPSSSSSSSSGAELAEARAALQQARKALDERERQLKDLQARLEAAEAAASPGASAEEASREKEALLERCGRAEAEAEALRRELEAKARREPEPGAREEPAELAELREALARREAELGSLREQLAARPVGRQEHEEALARLRQARAEGWVPRDEHARATAALEEQARALRERLAQLEAAAEAKGREASRLEAELAAAVPRAEHEAAAAALREEAAALGRRLEELGRRHERTCEEVFRVQRQALFMKSERQAAEDGLAAAQKQLEEARAEARRLRELHGHAEDAARLVRERDRKITELSKEVFRLKEALNTLPKPGEQPQSPPNTAALQDRIRALEEKLEETEVRHSKVVTLYRSHLLYAVQGHMDEDVQRLLCQILRMQRLQEQSR; encoded by the exons ATGGCTgcccgccgcctcctcctcaGCACCATGAAGCAGATCTGCCTCTGTGCCGCCGCCTCCTTCGCG AGCCAGGACTGGACCAAGAACGACGAGAAGCTCCTGCAGGCCGTGGACTACAACGATGCCGGGCGGGTGACGTCGCTCCTGCTCCGCAAGGGCCTGGTGCCCACCAAGCTGGACTCGGAGGGCAAATCCGC GTTCCACCTGGCTGCCACCCGGGGGAACGTGGACTGCCTGGAAGCCATGCTGGCCCACGGCGTGGATGCCATGACCAAGGACAGCTCGG GTTCCACTGCCCTGCACTTGGCCTCCAAGCACGGGCACCCTCAGTGTGTCAGCAAACTGCTGCAG GCCTCCTGCCCCGTGGACGTGGCCGACGGCAGCGGCCGGACCGCGCTGCACCTGGCAG CCGTCAGCGGCTGCATCTCGTGCTCCGAGATCCTCTGTGACTTCAAGGCCCCCTTGAACATCAAGGACAAG gacgGCTCCACCCCGCTGATCCTGGCTGCCAAGATGTGCCACTCGGAGCTGTGCCGGTACCTGCTGCACCGCGGCGCCGCCGTCAACAGCCGGGACCTGCAGGGCAG GACAGCCCTGATGCTGGCCTGTGAGAGCGGCAGCGTGGAGACGGTGGAGGTGCTGGTCAACGCCGGCGCCCGCGTGGCCGTGGTCGACGCCACGGGCCACGACGCCGCTCACTACAGCCTGGCCACGGGCAACGCCCTCATCCAGCACTTCCTGCAGGAGGCTGCTCAGCGCCGCTCCTGGGCCAGTG AAGAGGAGTCAACTGAGCAGACATCCCAG ACCTCTTCCCCCAGCCAGTCATCCGTCAGGGAGAAGAGCAGCACCCCAAGGAAGAGGAAggcccctctgcctcccctggGCACCCTCAGCCAG GAGGACCGGGACGCCTACGAGGAGATCGTGAGGCTGCGGCAGGAACGGGCCCAGTTCCTGCAGAAGATccggggcttggagcagcaggagaagcagcgCCGGGAG AGGGCAGAACTGGACGAGGGCTCCCTGCGCTCCATGGAGAAGCAG atccaggagctggagcagcagctggcagcccGGGATGGGGAGAAGGAGCGGCTGGGCAAGGAGGTGGAGGCTCTGCGGAGCCGCTTGTCCTCGCTGGAG AACGAGAAGGAGAACACGAGCTACGACATTGAGACGCTGCAGGACGAGGAGGGAGACCCGCTTGAGTTCCCAG ctgcagagctgctgctctccaagaAGACGCTGAGCCCCTCGGCCGAGGAGCTGCTGGCCACGCTGCAGGGGCAGGTGCAGTCCCTCACCGTGCAGAACAAGGAGCTGAGGGACAAAATACAG GTGCTGGAGAACTACGAGCGGGACGAGAGCAGCGTGCCCGCCCCGGGGGACGTGGTGCCCGCCAGCCTCTACCGGGCCCTGCAgcgggagctggagcagctgcggGCACAGGGTGTGAGGGACGAGGCCGGGGGGCGGCCGGAGGGGCAGCGCGGCACCGCCGAGAGAGCCCCGGAGCAAATCCCGGAGGGATTCCCGGAGGGAAGCGCGGCGGAGGGGCTCGCCGAGGAGCTGGCCTGGACATGGGGCGAGTGCAAGGCAGCGCTGGGCGAGCTGCGGGTGCCACAGCCaccgccctcctcctcctcctcctcctcctcgggcGCGGAGCTGGCGGAGGCGCGGGCGGCCCTGCAGCAGGCGCGGAAAGCTCTGGACGAGCGGGAGCGGCAGCTGAAGGATCTGCAGGCCCGGCTGGAGGCCGCAGAGGCCGCGGCCTCGCCGGGAGCCTCCGCGGAGGAGGCGTCGAGGGAGAAGGAGGCGCTGCTGGAGCGCTGCGGGCGGGCGGAGGCCGAGGCCGAGGCGCTGCGGCGGGAGCTGGAGGCCAAGGCGCGGCGCGAGCCGGAGCCGGGAGCGCGTGAGGAGCCGGCGGAGCTGGCGGAGCTGCGGGAGGCCCTGGCGCGGCGGGAGGCCGAGCTGGGCAGCCTGCGGGAGCAGCTGGCGGCGCGGCCCGTGGGGCGGCAGGAGCACGAGGAGGCCCTGGCGCGGCTGCGGCAGGCGCGGGCCGAGGGCTGGGTGCCGCGGGACGAGCACGCCCGCGCCACGGCCGCGCTGGAGGAGCAGGCGCGGGCGCTGCGGGAGCGGCTGGCGCAGCTGGAGGCGGCGGCCGAGGCCAAGGGGCGCGAGGCCTCCCGGCTGGAGGCCGAGCTGGCGGCGGCCGTGCCGCGCGCCGAGCacgaggcggcggcggcggcgctgcgggaggaggcggcggcgctgggccggcggctggaggagctgggccGGCGGCACGAGAGGACGTGCGAGGAGGTGTTCAGGGTGCAGCGGCAGGCGCTGTTCATGAAGAGCGAGCGCCAGGCGGCCGAGGACGGGCTGGCGGCGGCgcagaagcagctggaggaggcGCGGGCCGAGGCGCGGCGGCTGCGGGAGCTCCACGGCCACGCCGAGGACGCGGCTCGGCTGGtcagggagagggacaggaag ATCACGGAGCTCTCCAAGGAGGTTTTCAGGCTGAAGGAAGCCCTGAACACCCTCCCCAAGCCAGGGGAGCAACCACAGTCACCCCCCAACACCGCAGCGCTCCAGGACAGGATCCGAGCgctggaggagaagctggag gagACAGAGGTGCGGCACAGCAAGGTGGTGACGCTGTACCGGAGCCACCTGCTCTATGCAGTGCAG GGCCACATGGACGAGGACGTGCAGAGGCTCCTGTGCCAGATCCTGAGGATGCAgcggctgcaggagcagagcagatga